The following proteins are encoded in a genomic region of Pseudoxanthomonas suwonensis 11-1:
- the ffh gene encoding signal recognition particle protein yields the protein MFESLTQRLSGTLERLRGRGRLTESNISEAVREVRIALLEADVALPVVQALIQRIKVRAVGQEVLKSLTPGQALIKVVRDELTAVMGSSATDLNLNVPAPAVFLMAGLQGAGKTTTVGKLARHLKEKRKKKVMVVSADVYRPAAIEQLKTLAEQTGVLFFPSDAGQKPEDIVRAAIADARKSFVDVLIVDTAGRLAIDEAMMAEIKALHAAVNPAETLFVVDAMTGQDAANTAKAFSEALPLTGVVLTKTDGDARGGAALSVRYITGKPIKFVGTGEKVDGLDVFHPDRVAARILDMGDVLSLVEQVEQNVDQEKAAKLAAKVAKGKKFDLNDMRDQFEQMQNMGGIGELLDKLPGMGQIPDHLKQQVAQSREVPRMIAIINSMTPKERRNPGLLNGSRRARIARGSGTTPADVNKLLKQYQQMEKMMSKMGRGGMKGMMRGLQGMMGGMGRMPFR from the coding sequence ATGTTCGAATCCCTGACCCAGCGCCTGTCCGGCACCCTCGAGCGCCTGCGTGGCCGCGGCCGGCTGACCGAGTCCAACATCAGCGAGGCCGTGCGCGAGGTCCGCATCGCCCTGCTGGAGGCCGACGTCGCCCTGCCGGTGGTCCAGGCCCTGATCCAGCGCATCAAGGTGCGCGCGGTCGGCCAGGAGGTGCTGAAGTCGCTGACCCCGGGGCAGGCCCTGATCAAGGTGGTGCGCGACGAGCTGACCGCGGTCATGGGCTCGTCCGCCACCGACCTGAACCTCAATGTCCCGGCCCCGGCGGTGTTCCTGATGGCCGGCCTGCAGGGCGCCGGCAAGACCACCACCGTCGGCAAGCTGGCCAGGCACCTGAAGGAAAAGCGCAAGAAGAAGGTGATGGTGGTCAGCGCCGACGTCTACCGTCCGGCCGCGATCGAGCAGCTGAAGACGCTGGCCGAGCAGACCGGCGTGCTGTTCTTCCCGTCCGACGCCGGGCAGAAGCCGGAGGACATCGTCCGCGCCGCCATCGCCGATGCGCGCAAGTCCTTCGTCGACGTGCTGATCGTCGATACCGCCGGCCGCCTCGCCATCGACGAGGCGATGATGGCCGAGATCAAGGCGCTGCACGCGGCGGTCAACCCGGCCGAGACCCTGTTCGTGGTCGATGCCATGACCGGCCAGGACGCGGCCAACACCGCCAAGGCCTTCTCCGAGGCGCTGCCGTTGACCGGCGTGGTGCTGACCAAGACCGACGGCGACGCCCGCGGCGGCGCCGCGCTCTCGGTGCGCTACATCACCGGCAAGCCGATCAAGTTCGTCGGTACCGGCGAGAAGGTCGACGGCCTGGACGTGTTCCATCCCGACCGCGTCGCCGCCCGCATCCTCGACATGGGCGACGTGCTGTCGCTGGTCGAGCAGGTCGAGCAGAACGTCGACCAGGAGAAGGCCGCCAAGCTCGCCGCCAAGGTCGCCAAGGGCAAGAAGTTCGACCTCAACGACATGCGCGACCAGTTCGAGCAGATGCAGAACATGGGCGGCATCGGCGAGCTGCTGGACAAGCTGCCGGGCATGGGCCAGATCCCGGACCATCTCAAGCAGCAGGTCGCGCAGAGCCGCGAGGTGCCGCGCATGATCGCGATCATCAACTCGATGACCCCGAAGGAGCGGCGCAACCCGGGCCTGCTCAATGGCTCGCGCCGCGCCCGCATCGCCCGCGGTTCCGGCACCACCCCGGCCGACGTCAACAAGCTGCTGAAGCAGTACCAGCAGATGGAGAAGATGATGTCGAAGATGGGCCGCGGCGGCATGAAGGGCATGATGCGCGGCCTGCAGGGCATGATGGGCGGCATGGGCCGCATGCCGTTCCGCTGA
- a CDS encoding DHA2 family efflux MFS transporter permease subunit, whose translation MSSATAAAPGPGAAPSAGAAALPFRPPSVALATLGLALASFMQVLDTTIANVSLPTISGNLGASANQATWVITSFAVSNAIALPLTGFLSRRFGEVRLFQWATLAFVVASLLCGISQSMGMLVVSRALQGFVCGPMYPVTQALLLSIYPAAKRGQAIALLAMVTVVAPIAGPILGGWITDNYSWEWIFFINVPIGLFAAWVVSSQMKGRPERTERPKMDYIGLATLVLGVGALQIMLDLGNEKDWFQSTEIVVLTIIAVVALAVFVIWELTEKDPIVNLRLFRHRNFAAGTVAMVTAYAAFFAIGLMVPLWLQRNMGYTAIWAGFATAPIGILPVLLTPFVGKYATRFDLRMLASLAFVAMATTSFMRAGFNLDVDFERVAIIQLVQGIGVALFFMPVLTILLSDLEPHEIAAGSGLATFVRTLGGSFAASLTTWAWNQRTTIHHARLTEHLPATDDGVRALATQLGGGDLTRGALVLNQEISQQAAQIGFNEIFHLLGIIFLVVIAFVWFARPPFTAKGPRPVGGDH comes from the coding sequence ATGTCCTCCGCCACTGCCGCCGCCCCCGGTCCAGGCGCAGCGCCCAGCGCTGGCGCCGCGGCCCTGCCGTTCCGTCCACCCAGCGTGGCCCTGGCCACCCTGGGCCTGGCGCTCGCCTCGTTCATGCAGGTGCTGGACACCACGATCGCCAACGTCTCGTTGCCGACCATCTCCGGCAACCTCGGCGCCAGCGCCAACCAGGCGACCTGGGTGATCACCTCGTTCGCGGTGAGCAATGCGATCGCGCTGCCGCTGACCGGTTTCCTCAGCCGGCGCTTCGGCGAGGTGCGCCTGTTCCAGTGGGCGACCCTGGCCTTCGTCGTCGCGTCCCTGCTGTGCGGCATCTCCCAGAGCATGGGCATGCTGGTGGTCTCGCGGGCCCTGCAGGGTTTCGTCTGCGGCCCGATGTACCCGGTGACCCAGGCCCTGCTGCTCTCGATCTATCCAGCCGCCAAACGCGGCCAGGCGATCGCCCTGCTGGCGATGGTCACGGTGGTCGCGCCGATCGCCGGCCCCATCCTCGGCGGCTGGATCACCGACAACTACAGCTGGGAGTGGATCTTCTTCATCAACGTGCCCATCGGCCTGTTCGCGGCCTGGGTGGTGAGCTCGCAGATGAAGGGCCGGCCCGAGCGCACCGAGCGGCCGAAGATGGACTACATCGGCCTGGCCACCCTGGTGCTGGGCGTGGGCGCGCTGCAGATCATGCTCGACCTTGGCAACGAGAAGGACTGGTTCCAGTCCACCGAGATCGTGGTGCTGACCATCATCGCGGTGGTCGCGCTGGCGGTGTTCGTGATCTGGGAGCTCACCGAGAAGGACCCGATCGTCAACCTGCGCCTGTTCCGCCACCGCAACTTTGCCGCCGGCACGGTGGCGATGGTCACCGCGTATGCGGCGTTCTTCGCGATCGGCCTGATGGTGCCGCTGTGGCTGCAGCGGAACATGGGCTACACCGCGATCTGGGCCGGCTTCGCCACCGCGCCGATCGGCATCCTGCCGGTGCTGCTGACGCCGTTCGTGGGCAAGTACGCCACCCGCTTCGACCTGCGCATGCTGGCCAGCCTCGCGTTCGTGGCGATGGCCACCACCAGCTTCATGCGCGCAGGCTTCAACCTGGACGTGGACTTCGAGCGGGTGGCGATCATCCAGCTGGTGCAGGGCATCGGCGTGGCGCTGTTCTTCATGCCGGTGCTGACCATCCTGCTGTCGGACCTGGAGCCGCACGAGATCGCCGCCGGCTCAGGCCTGGCGACTTTCGTGCGCACCCTGGGCGGCAGCTTCGCCGCCTCGCTGACCACCTGGGCCTGGAACCAGCGCACGACGATCCACCACGCGCGGCTGACCGAGCACCTGCCGGCCACCGACGACGGCGTGCGCGCCCTGGCCACCCAGCTCGGCGGCGGCGACCTCACCCGCGGCGCGCTGGTGCTCAACCAGGAGATCAGCCAGCAGGCGGCGCAGATCGGCTTCAACGAGATCTTCCACCTGCTCGGGATCATCTTCCTGGTGGTGATCGCCTTCGTCTGGTTCGCGCGACCGCCGTTCACCGCCAAAGGCCCGCGCCCGGTCGGCGGCGACCACTGA
- a CDS encoding aminotransferase class IV: protein MQAAATYLLNGQPAASDPDGLRVLAQVNYGHFTSMQVRDGRAPGLELHFARLRRGNAELFDAPLDEAQVRAWMAQAAAAQGGDCTLRVTLFARGFDHRQPLRALQPDVLVAATAPVVASDRPIRVRSAAFVRPFPHLKHVATFPLFQHRRLALQAGFDDALFVDGEGAGARVVEGTVWNIGFWDGRGITWPEGPALRGTSEWLLQSGLDALGCAQQVRPVALAEVGGFAAAFAVNANSLQRIAAIDQVEFGPSPELDALLASAAAQVRWEPLA from the coding sequence GTGCAGGCAGCAGCCACGTATCTGCTCAACGGCCAGCCGGCCGCCTCCGATCCGGATGGCCTGCGCGTGCTGGCGCAGGTCAACTATGGCCACTTCACCTCGATGCAGGTACGCGACGGGCGCGCGCCCGGCCTGGAGCTGCACTTCGCCAGGCTGCGTCGTGGCAATGCCGAACTGTTCGACGCTCCGCTCGACGAGGCGCAGGTCCGTGCGTGGATGGCGCAGGCCGCTGCGGCGCAGGGCGGCGACTGCACGCTGCGGGTGACGCTGTTCGCCCGCGGCTTCGACCACCGCCAGCCGCTGCGCGCGCTGCAGCCGGACGTGCTGGTCGCGGCCACCGCGCCGGTGGTTGCTTCCGACCGCCCGATCCGGGTGCGCAGTGCGGCTTTCGTGCGGCCGTTCCCGCACCTCAAGCACGTCGCCACCTTCCCGCTGTTCCAGCACCGCCGGCTCGCGCTGCAGGCCGGCTTCGACGACGCGCTGTTCGTGGATGGCGAGGGCGCCGGCGCGCGCGTGGTCGAAGGCACGGTCTGGAACATCGGCTTCTGGGACGGGCGGGGCATCACCTGGCCGGAAGGTCCGGCGCTGCGTGGTACTTCGGAATGGCTACTGCAGTCCGGCCTCGATGCGCTGGGTTGCGCGCAGCAGGTGCGCCCGGTCGCGCTGGCGGAGGTTGGCGGTTTCGCCGCCGCCTTCGCGGTCAACGCCAACAGCCTGCAGCGCATCGCCGCCATCGACCAGGTGGAGTTTGGCCCGTCGCCGGAGCTGGATGCGCTGCTTGCGTCCGCTGCCGCGCAGGTTCGCTGGGAACCGCTCGCCTAG
- a CDS encoding efflux transporter outer membrane subunit, with protein MSPSPLIGRSHAAIGTLFLALALAGCASTGGLQPAAQVRDADSHAVARSLAGATLSEAAFPAQDWWRAFGDPQLDALVAEALDGSPSLVAADARLRKARAQAGLAEAARKPSVGASAQYAVAQLPESLAGDEIGGELMHNAVLMLNFDWPLDVWGGRRADYEAALGQARASEVDAQAARLALAANVSRAYIALAQAFESQDLARREQERSERLLQLSRQRVDAGIDGALSLRNAEGAIASAKAQAEAARQQVDALRNTLAALLGKGPDRGLDIARPRLLQAPAPTLPGTLPSELLGHRPDVVAARWRVEAAARGIDSAKATFKPSIDLSGLVGLASAGFSDLFDGDALLGFGGPAVSLPVFDAGARRNRLDARNADYDLAVASYNQGVVEALHEVTDAVQAIRSLDAQERSLQDARASAEAALQLAEGRYRAGIGSQLEVLAAQRPLLQVEQQLAALRAQRYLATVDLDRALGGGLSFDAPATAPTDPESNS; from the coding sequence ATGTCCCCCTCCCCCCTTATTGGCCGCAGCCATGCGGCCATCGGCACGCTGTTCCTCGCGCTCGCCCTGGCCGGCTGCGCCAGCACCGGCGGACTCCAGCCGGCGGCGCAGGTCCGCGATGCGGACAGCCATGCCGTCGCCCGCAGCCTTGCCGGCGCCACGCTGAGCGAGGCCGCGTTCCCGGCCCAGGACTGGTGGCGTGCGTTCGGCGACCCGCAGCTGGACGCACTGGTCGCCGAAGCCCTGGATGGCAGCCCCTCGCTGGTCGCCGCCGATGCGCGCCTGCGCAAGGCCCGCGCCCAGGCCGGGCTGGCCGAGGCCGCGCGCAAGCCCAGCGTCGGCGCCAGCGCGCAGTACGCCGTGGCCCAGTTGCCGGAGAGCCTGGCCGGCGACGAGATCGGCGGCGAGCTGATGCACAACGCGGTGCTGATGCTCAACTTCGACTGGCCGCTGGACGTGTGGGGCGGCAGGCGCGCCGACTACGAGGCCGCGCTGGGCCAGGCCCGCGCTTCGGAGGTCGATGCCCAGGCCGCGCGCCTGGCCCTGGCCGCGAACGTCTCCCGCGCCTACATCGCCCTGGCCCAGGCCTTCGAGAGCCAGGACCTGGCCCGGCGCGAGCAGGAACGCAGCGAGCGCCTGCTGCAGCTGTCGCGCCAGCGCGTCGATGCCGGCATCGATGGCGCGCTGTCGCTGCGCAACGCCGAAGGCGCCATCGCCTCGGCCAAGGCCCAGGCGGAAGCCGCACGGCAGCAGGTCGATGCCCTGCGCAACACCCTGGCCGCGCTGCTGGGCAAGGGACCGGACCGCGGCCTGGACATCGCCCGCCCCCGCCTGCTGCAGGCACCGGCGCCGACCCTGCCCGGCACGCTGCCCAGCGAGCTGCTGGGCCATCGCCCGGACGTGGTCGCCGCGCGCTGGCGGGTCGAGGCCGCTGCACGCGGGATCGATTCGGCCAAGGCCACGTTCAAGCCGTCGATCGACCTCAGCGGCCTGGTCGGCCTGGCCTCGGCCGGCTTCTCCGACCTGTTCGACGGCGATGCCCTGCTCGGCTTCGGCGGCCCGGCGGTCAGCCTGCCGGTCTTCGATGCCGGCGCCCGCCGCAACCGCCTGGATGCGCGCAACGCCGACTACGACCTGGCCGTGGCCAGCTACAACCAGGGCGTGGTCGAGGCCCTGCACGAGGTGACCGACGCGGTCCAGGCGATCCGCTCGCTGGATGCACAGGAACGCTCGCTGCAGGACGCCCGCGCCTCCGCCGAGGCCGCGCTGCAGCTGGCCGAGGGCCGCTACCGCGCCGGCATCGGCAGCCAGCTCGAGGTGCTCGCCGCGCAGCGCCCCCTGCTGCAGGTCGAGCAGCAGCTCGCCGCCCTGCGCGCGCAGCGCTACCTGGCCACGGTCGACCTCGACCGCGCCCTCGGCGGCGGCCTGTCCTTCGACGCTCCGGCCACCGCCCCCACCGATCCCGAATCCAACTCCTGA
- a CDS encoding efflux RND transporter permease subunit: protein MQPSSSTNLSRLFIERPVATVLLAVAVVLAGLLALRQLPVAPLPQVDYPAIQVGAGMPGASPESMAATVATPLERALGSIPGITRITSSSNQGNTRIDLQFSLDRDIDEAAREVQAALNAARAQLPAGMPGMPYFRKINPSQAPIMTIALSSDTLTPPQVFDLASTVLAQKIAQVPGVGEVSVGGGSLPAVRVSLNPGALNQYGIALEEVASAIRNANALRPLGTVARDDRQWQVEAGLQLRTADEYRDLVVAWRDGRAVHLRDVAQVGEGTENRYASGFHNGRAAVLMMVNRQPNANIIRTVDAIHEQMDTLRALLPAGVDMKVVMDRSPVIRATLHEAEATLVLAVGLVVLVVLAFLGSWRAALVPSLAIPVSLFGALAIIWLAGFSLNTLSLMALIVAAVLVVDDAIVVLENISRHLAAGLSPVAAAMRGAGEVGTTLLSMNIALAVVFVSILFLDDFVEKLFREFSLTLVAAMVVSVLVSLSFTPALCSRMLRSAGPDRVIPPWERLGELLFGGLRRLYLRTLDRTLAHLPLALCVLVATVALNAYLFAKVPKGTVPQQDTGQLRGFVRGDDGLSFEVMQPKIQAYREYLMADPAIADIAGYIGGGTGVNNGFMMMQMKPLAERGISSREVIDRLRENLPRVPGGNLWFWVDQDIRIGGGNDDGNLDLQLLAGDIEPLREWTPKVQEALAALPQLVDVESSGDEGMRQVQLEIDREAAARLGVDMRMVGTVLNNSFSQRQVATLYDSLNQYRVVMELDQRYTRSPETLDQVYVIGSEGRRVPLSAFATWGYGMAPDRIQHRQQFVSTRVSFALAPGVTLDEATAAIQDAMAKIMLPTQVQAKLGDEAGSLEELRNRQVWLILGAVLAVYLVLGVLYESLVQPLAILSILPSAGIGALVALLVFDGELNLISLLGLFLLVGVVMKNTILMVDFALAAQREGQPAHAAILEAARLRFRPILMTSVAALLGTLPLMLATGEGWEMRRPLGIAIVGGLLVSQVLTLYTTPAVFLALDRLRARVARKAGVASPAA, encoded by the coding sequence ATGCAGCCGAGCAGTTCGACCAACCTCTCCAGGCTCTTCATCGAGCGCCCGGTGGCCACCGTGCTGCTGGCGGTGGCGGTGGTGCTGGCCGGCCTGCTGGCCCTGCGCCAGCTGCCGGTGGCGCCGCTGCCGCAGGTCGACTACCCGGCCATCCAGGTCGGCGCCGGCATGCCCGGCGCCAGCCCCGAGTCGATGGCCGCGACCGTGGCCACGCCGCTGGAGCGGGCGCTGGGCAGCATCCCTGGCATCACCCGCATCACCTCCAGCAGCAACCAGGGCAATACGCGGATCGACCTGCAGTTCTCGCTGGACCGCGACATCGACGAGGCGGCGCGCGAAGTGCAGGCCGCATTGAACGCGGCACGGGCGCAGCTACCCGCGGGCATGCCGGGCATGCCCTACTTCCGCAAGATCAATCCCTCGCAGGCGCCGATCATGACGATCGCGCTGAGCTCGGACACGCTCACGCCGCCGCAGGTGTTCGACCTGGCCTCGACCGTGCTGGCGCAGAAGATCGCGCAGGTGCCGGGCGTGGGCGAGGTCAGCGTCGGCGGCGGCTCACTGCCGGCGGTGCGGGTCTCGCTCAATCCCGGCGCGCTGAACCAGTACGGCATCGCCCTGGAGGAGGTGGCCTCCGCGATCCGCAACGCCAACGCGCTGCGCCCGCTGGGCACGGTGGCGCGCGACGACCGCCAGTGGCAGGTCGAGGCCGGGCTGCAGCTGCGCACCGCCGATGAATACCGCGACCTGGTGGTGGCCTGGCGCGATGGCCGCGCCGTGCACCTGCGCGACGTGGCCCAGGTCGGCGAAGGCACCGAGAACCGCTACGCCTCCGGCTTCCACAACGGGCGCGCGGCGGTGCTGATGATGGTCAACCGCCAGCCGAACGCGAACATCATCCGCACCGTGGACGCGATCCACGAGCAGATGGACACGCTGCGGGCGCTGCTGCCGGCCGGCGTGGACATGAAGGTGGTGATGGACCGCTCGCCGGTGATCCGCGCCACCCTGCACGAGGCCGAGGCCACCCTGGTGCTGGCCGTGGGCCTGGTGGTGCTGGTGGTGCTGGCCTTCCTCGGCAGCTGGCGCGCCGCGCTGGTGCCCTCGCTGGCGATCCCGGTGTCGCTGTTCGGCGCGCTGGCGATCATCTGGCTGGCCGGCTTCTCGCTCAACACGCTGTCGCTGATGGCGCTGATCGTGGCCGCGGTGCTGGTGGTGGACGACGCCATCGTCGTGCTGGAGAACATCTCCCGCCACCTGGCCGCAGGCCTCTCGCCGGTGGCCGCGGCGATGCGCGGCGCCGGCGAGGTCGGGACCACCCTGCTGTCGATGAACATCGCCCTGGCCGTGGTGTTCGTCTCGATCCTGTTCCTGGACGACTTCGTCGAGAAGCTGTTCCGCGAGTTCTCGCTGACCCTGGTGGCGGCGATGGTGGTCTCGGTGCTGGTCTCGCTGAGCTTCACCCCGGCGCTGTGCTCGCGGATGCTGCGCAGCGCCGGCCCCGACCGCGTCATCCCGCCGTGGGAGCGGTTGGGCGAACTGCTGTTCGGCGGCCTGCGCCGGCTGTACCTGCGCACGCTCGACCGCACCCTCGCCCACCTGCCGCTGGCGCTGTGCGTGCTGGTGGCGACGGTGGCGCTCAATGCCTACCTGTTCGCCAAGGTGCCCAAGGGCACCGTGCCGCAGCAGGACACCGGCCAGCTGCGCGGCTTCGTGCGCGGCGACGACGGCCTGTCGTTCGAGGTGATGCAGCCGAAGATCCAGGCCTACCGCGAATACCTGATGGCGGATCCGGCGATCGCCGACATCGCCGGCTACATCGGCGGCGGTACCGGCGTGAACAACGGTTTCATGATGATGCAGATGAAGCCGCTGGCCGAACGCGGGATCTCCAGCCGCGAGGTGATCGACCGCCTGCGCGAGAACCTGCCGCGGGTTCCCGGCGGCAACCTGTGGTTCTGGGTCGACCAGGACATCCGCATCGGTGGCGGCAACGACGACGGCAACCTGGACCTGCAGCTGCTGGCCGGCGACATCGAGCCGCTGCGCGAGTGGACGCCCAAGGTGCAGGAAGCACTGGCGGCGCTGCCGCAGCTGGTGGACGTGGAATCCAGCGGCGACGAGGGCATGCGCCAGGTGCAGCTGGAGATCGACCGCGAGGCAGCGGCGCGGCTGGGCGTGGACATGCGCATGGTCGGCACCGTGCTCAACAACTCCTTCAGCCAGCGCCAGGTCGCCACGCTCTACGACAGCCTCAACCAGTACCGGGTGGTGATGGAGCTGGACCAGCGCTACACCCGCTCGCCGGAGACGCTGGACCAGGTCTACGTGATCGGCAGCGAAGGCCGGCGCGTGCCGCTGTCGGCGTTCGCGACCTGGGGCTATGGCATGGCACCGGACCGGATCCAGCACCGCCAGCAGTTCGTCTCCACCCGGGTCAGCTTCGCGCTGGCGCCTGGCGTCACCCTGGACGAGGCCACTGCCGCCATCCAGGACGCGATGGCGAAGATCATGCTGCCGACCCAGGTGCAGGCCAAGCTCGGTGACGAGGCCGGCAGCCTGGAGGAACTGCGCAACCGCCAGGTGTGGCTGATCCTCGGCGCTGTGCTGGCGGTGTACCTGGTGCTGGGCGTGCTGTACGAGAGCCTGGTGCAGCCGCTGGCGATCCTGTCGATCCTGCCCTCCGCCGGCATCGGCGCGCTGGTCGCGCTGCTGGTGTTCGATGGCGAGCTCAACCTGATCTCACTGCTGGGCCTGTTCCTGCTGGTCGGCGTGGTGATGAAGAACACCATCCTGATGGTCGACTTCGCGCTCGCCGCGCAGCGCGAGGGCCAGCCGGCGCATGCGGCGATCCTGGAAGCGGCCAGGCTGCGCTTCCGCCCGATCCTGATGACCAGCGTCGCCGCCCTGCTGGGCACGCTGCCGCTGATGCTCGCTACCGGTGAGGGCTGGGAAATGCGCCGTCCGCTGGGCATCGCCATCGTCGGCGGCCTGCTGGTCAGCCAGGTGCTGACGCTCTACACGACGCCGGCGGTGTTCCTGGCGCTGGACCGCCTGCGCGCACGCGTGGCGCGCAAGGCGGGCGTCGCTTCGCCAGCGGCGTAA
- a CDS encoding efflux RND transporter periplasmic adaptor subunit — protein MTTETNPQATAPAGNGKRKRALKILLLVVVLAGAAWLAWYLLYARWHQATDDAYAQGNVVSVVPQTMGTVVGIEVDDGDRVEAGDVLVRLDPNDAQVAYDQAVANLATTVRQVRGYFSSADAAQAELRARQVAVEQARADVKRRQGLVASGAISREELAHAQDVLAAAEAALGSAQGNLQRSRALVDATTVQEQPQVQAAASQLRQAWLELQRTAIVAPVSGYVARRQVQLGERVQPGATLMTVVPLEQMWVEANFKETQLARMRIGQPVEVEADLYGGSVRYQGKVAALGLGTGSAFSLLPAQNASGNWIKIVQRVPVRIELDAQQLAEHPLRLGLSMHVDVDVSDDSGQVLAQSREAAGPRFATAVYRQQLDEANALITKIIEQNLPRARG, from the coding sequence ATGACCACCGAAACCAATCCGCAAGCAACCGCGCCGGCCGGCAACGGCAAGCGCAAGCGCGCCCTGAAGATCCTGCTGCTGGTCGTGGTCCTGGCCGGCGCCGCCTGGCTGGCCTGGTACCTGCTGTACGCCCGCTGGCACCAGGCCACCGACGACGCCTACGCCCAGGGCAATGTCGTCAGCGTGGTCCCGCAGACCATGGGCACCGTGGTCGGCATCGAGGTCGACGACGGCGACCGGGTCGAGGCCGGCGACGTGCTGGTCCGGCTGGACCCGAACGACGCCCAGGTCGCCTACGACCAGGCCGTGGCCAACCTCGCCACCACCGTGCGCCAGGTGCGCGGCTACTTCAGCAGCGCCGATGCCGCCCAGGCGGAACTGCGCGCCCGCCAGGTCGCGGTCGAGCAGGCCCGCGCCGACGTGAAGCGCCGCCAGGGCCTGGTCGCCAGCGGCGCGATATCGCGCGAGGAACTGGCGCACGCCCAGGACGTGCTGGCCGCCGCCGAGGCCGCGCTGGGCTCCGCCCAGGGCAACCTGCAGCGCAGCCGCGCCCTGGTCGACGCCACCACCGTGCAGGAGCAGCCGCAGGTGCAGGCCGCGGCCTCGCAGCTGCGCCAGGCATGGCTGGAGCTGCAGCGCACCGCGATCGTCGCCCCGGTCTCCGGCTACGTGGCCAGGCGCCAGGTGCAGCTGGGCGAGCGGGTGCAGCCTGGCGCCACCCTGATGACCGTGGTGCCGCTGGAGCAGATGTGGGTCGAGGCCAACTTCAAGGAGACCCAGCTGGCGCGCATGCGCATCGGCCAGCCGGTCGAGGTCGAGGCCGACCTGTACGGCGGCAGCGTCCGCTACCAGGGCAAGGTCGCCGCGCTCGGCCTGGGTACCGGCAGCGCGTTCTCGCTGCTGCCGGCGCAGAACGCCTCGGGCAACTGGATCAAGATCGTGCAGCGCGTGCCGGTGCGGATCGAGCTGGACGCGCAGCAGCTGGCCGAGCATCCGCTGCGCCTGGGCCTGAGCATGCACGTCGACGTCGACGTCAGCGACGACAGCGGCCAGGTGCTGGCGCAGTCGCGCGAGGCCGCCGGACCGCGCTTCGCCACCGCCGTCTACCGCCAGCAGCTGGACGAGGCCAACGCGCTGATCACGAAGATCATCGAACAGAACCTGCCGCGCGCGCGCGGCTGA
- a CDS encoding MarR family winged helix-turn-helix transcriptional regulator, with amino-acid sequence MPSSPICTGSALGLLVRQVRDAMRARWEHELVKVGHDLNFSQFLAIKKLAEGVANVTELARIAELSPGAMTRLLDKLEGRGLIVRVADPGDRRALNIQLTGAGRQIARDIAQCGERVRDVALEGLDDAQRAQFIHLLGQVRDNLSLPES; translated from the coding sequence ATGCCCTCCTCCCCCATCTGCACCGGCTCGGCCCTCGGCCTGCTCGTACGGCAGGTCCGCGACGCCATGCGTGCGCGCTGGGAACACGAACTGGTCAAGGTCGGCCACGACCTCAACTTCAGCCAGTTCCTGGCCATCAAGAAGCTCGCCGAGGGCGTGGCCAACGTGACCGAGCTGGCGCGCATCGCCGAGCTCAGCCCCGGCGCCATGACCCGCCTGCTCGACAAGCTGGAAGGCCGCGGCCTGATCGTCCGCGTCGCCGATCCCGGCGACCGCCGCGCGCTCAACATCCAGCTCACCGGGGCCGGCCGGCAGATCGCCCGCGACATCGCCCAGTGCGGCGAACGCGTGCGCGACGTGGCCCTCGAAGGCCTGGACGACGCCCAGCGCGCGCAGTTCATCCACCTGCTCGGCCAGGTGCGCGACAACCTTTCCCTCCCGGAATCCTGA
- a CDS encoding cytochrome C assembly family protein yields the protein MTIVLIAALAYLTAAALLYRAMGQPDPQPGRGWLAAALPAVALHAGYHLLVAWRTPGGPDMHFFSALSLVGLGVAGMTMLVGARGRMAALGLFAFPLAAVLLVAYHFHGHTTSTVLDWRLQLHAWLALLAYATLAIAAVLAVMLRIQERALRQRTFSTRLRSLPPLTELETLLFRTIGAGFVLLSLTLLTGVLFVEDMLSQHLVHKTVLSVLSWLVFGGLLLGRWRYGWRGVRAVRWTLTAMVLLLLAFFGSKFVLELVLGRH from the coding sequence ATGACAATCGTTCTCATCGCCGCACTCGCCTACCTGACCGCCGCGGCCCTGCTGTACCGCGCCATGGGCCAACCCGATCCGCAACCCGGACGCGGCTGGCTGGCGGCGGCGCTGCCGGCGGTCGCGCTGCACGCCGGCTACCACCTGCTGGTGGCCTGGCGCACGCCGGGTGGCCCGGACATGCATTTCTTCTCCGCGCTGTCGCTGGTCGGCCTGGGCGTGGCCGGCATGACCATGCTGGTGGGCGCGCGCGGGCGGATGGCGGCGCTGGGCTTGTTCGCCTTCCCGCTGGCCGCGGTGTTGCTGGTGGCCTACCACTTCCATGGCCACACCACCTCCACCGTGCTGGACTGGCGCCTGCAGCTGCACGCCTGGCTGGCCCTGCTGGCCTACGCCACCCTGGCCATCGCCGCGGTGCTGGCGGTGATGCTGCGGATCCAGGAGCGGGCCCTGCGCCAGCGCACTTTCAGCACCCGGCTGCGCTCGCTGCCGCCGCTGACCGAACTGGAAACCCTGCTGTTCCGCACGATCGGTGCCGGCTTCGTCCTGTTGAGCCTGACCCTGCTGACCGGCGTGCTGTTCGTGGAGGACATGCTGTCGCAGCACCTGGTGCACAAGACCGTGCTGAGCGTGCTGTCGTGGCTGGTGTTCGGCGGGCTGCTGCTGGGCCGCTGGCGCTACGGCTGGCGCGGCGTGCGCGCGGTGCGCTGGACCCTGACCGCGATGGTGCTCCTGCTGCTGGCCTTCTTCGGCAGCAAGTTCGTGCTGGAACTGGTGCTGGGCAGGCACTGA